In a single window of the Aminomonas paucivorans DSM 12260 genome:
- a CDS encoding glycosyltransferase family 4 protein, translating to MKGRTGVPAGPWKVLHLLPELEEGGVERHVLRLAREQRCRGLDAGVASAGGRLEAELTASGVPHLRLPLRQKNPLTGALAALRLARICRAEGWNLLHAHSRVPAWIAWWTSSLCGVPWVVTCHAPYSLNAGLAPYRHARGALCVSGTVERALSPRLPVLRRVVWTGVEPSRVPRPFSRRPGPLRWLFVGRLTRIKGPDLLLEALSSLPREGWTLSLAGDGPLRGELEALVRERNLGDRVAFLGYRDDVAALTAEADLMLVPSRDEGMGLAAAEAAVAGCPLVLSDLPAFRELFVPHPGLFVPPGRPGDWAQALRQALEGPENLRTPSLLRDLSVGRWLEETDSFYREIRGGHDHVLVG from the coding sequence ATGAAGGGACGGACGGGCGTTCCCGCAGGTCCCTGGAAGGTGCTGCACCTTCTCCCGGAGCTGGAGGAGGGGGGGGTGGAGCGCCACGTCCTGCGCCTGGCCCGGGAGCAGCGGTGCCGGGGCCTGGACGCGGGGGTGGCCAGCGCGGGAGGCCGCCTGGAGGCGGAACTGACGGCCTCGGGGGTCCCTCACCTTCGTCTTCCTCTTCGGCAGAAGAACCCCCTCACCGGGGCCCTCGCCGCCCTGCGCCTGGCCCGAATCTGCCGCGCCGAAGGCTGGAACCTCCTCCATGCCCATTCCCGGGTACCCGCCTGGATCGCCTGGTGGACCTCCTCCCTCTGCGGGGTGCCCTGGGTGGTCACCTGCCACGCCCCCTACTCCCTCAACGCGGGACTGGCCCCCTACCGGCACGCCCGGGGAGCCCTCTGCGTCTCCGGGACGGTGGAGCGGGCTCTGTCCCCCCGGCTCCCGGTGCTGCGCCGAGTGGTCTGGACGGGGGTGGAGCCCTCCCGGGTGCCTCGTCCCTTCTCCCGCCGTCCCGGGCCGCTCCGCTGGCTCTTCGTGGGGCGCCTCACCCGGATCAAGGGGCCTGACCTGCTCCTGGAGGCCCTGTCCTCCCTCCCCCGGGAGGGGTGGACCCTGTCCCTGGCGGGGGACGGCCCCCTGCGGGGGGAACTGGAGGCCCTCGTCCGGGAACGGAACCTGGGGGACCGGGTGGCCTTTCTGGGCTACCGGGACGACGTGGCGGCCCTGACGGCGGAGGCGGACCTGATGCTGGTCCCTTCCCGGGACGAGGGCATGGGCCTGGCGGCGGCGGAGGCGGCGGTGGCGGGGTGCCCCCTGGTCCTCTCGGACCTGCCCGCCTTCCGGGAACTCTTCGTCCCCCACCCGGGCCTGTTCGTCCCTCCCGGACGCCCGGGGGATTGGGCCCAGGCTCTGCGGCAGGCGCTGGAGGGCCCGGAGAACCTCCGGACGCCGTCCCTCCTGCGGGACCTTTCCGTGGGGCGATGGCTGGAGGAGACCGATTCGTTCTACCGGGAAATCCGAGGAGGCCACGACCATGTCCTTGTGGGATAA
- a CDS encoding PfkB family carbohydrate kinase encodes MIGERLSSKLLRLLEARSVSSSLAVVGDLALDRYLCGTVERISREAPIPVVVQQGVHANPGCAGNGAMNLAGLGCAVGVAGAVGEDGEARELAELFHRKGVRSFLLPARSSTVLKTRVVSGRQQMLRVDRGTRESLKEEDRRALTSWCRRCWDEGTEGLILSDYGYGVCDEALCRELLGSLPSGVPGVVDPRGSDWSKYRGAALLTPNLQELAEAAGRPVPNEDRAVLAAAEEARGRFGLGSLLVTRSEAGMTLVGEEGHLHVEADRREVFDVSGAGDTVIATVAALLTAGIALEEAVGVANRAAGLVVQKAGTRPIGMEELAASYRSGEGTRPAKEAGWEEARRRVEAWKAEGLTVAATNGCFDALHGGHLFSLGEARRQGDRLVVAVNSDASVRGLKGPTRPLFPLRERVALLSALEMVDLVVPFDEPSPETLYRSLRPHVLVKGEEYRDRPLPEAAWADRVVFLPRIEGLSTTALEERIRETGRTPGR; translated from the coding sequence ATGATCGGAGAACGCCTTTCTTCCAAGCTCCTGCGCCTCCTGGAGGCCCGGTCCGTGTCCTCCTCCCTGGCGGTGGTGGGAGACCTGGCCCTGGACCGATACCTCTGCGGCACCGTGGAGCGCATCTCCCGGGAGGCCCCCATCCCGGTGGTGGTCCAGCAAGGGGTGCACGCCAACCCGGGTTGCGCGGGCAACGGGGCCATGAACCTGGCGGGTCTGGGCTGCGCCGTGGGGGTCGCCGGGGCGGTGGGGGAGGACGGGGAGGCTCGGGAACTGGCGGAACTCTTCCACCGGAAGGGAGTCCGCTCCTTCCTCCTGCCCGCCCGGAGCAGCACCGTCCTCAAGACCCGGGTGGTCTCGGGAAGGCAGCAGATGCTGCGGGTCGACCGGGGCACCCGGGAGAGCCTGAAGGAGGAGGACCGAAGGGCCCTGACCTCCTGGTGTCGCCGTTGCTGGGACGAGGGAACGGAGGGGCTCATCCTCTCGGACTACGGCTACGGGGTCTGCGACGAGGCCCTGTGCCGGGAGCTTCTGGGAAGCCTCCCCTCGGGCGTCCCCGGGGTGGTGGACCCCCGAGGGTCGGACTGGTCCAAGTACCGGGGGGCCGCGCTGCTCACCCCCAACCTCCAGGAGCTTGCCGAGGCGGCCGGACGCCCCGTCCCCAACGAGGACCGGGCGGTGCTGGCGGCGGCGGAGGAGGCCCGGGGACGCTTCGGCCTGGGCTCCCTCCTGGTGACCCGTTCCGAGGCGGGGATGACCCTGGTGGGGGAGGAGGGGCACCTGCACGTGGAGGCGGACCGACGGGAGGTCTTCGACGTCTCCGGGGCGGGGGACACGGTGATCGCCACCGTGGCGGCCCTGCTGACCGCAGGGATCGCCCTGGAGGAGGCCGTCGGGGTGGCCAACCGGGCGGCGGGGCTGGTGGTGCAGAAGGCGGGTACCCGCCCCATCGGGATGGAGGAGCTTGCCGCTTCCTACCGAAGCGGCGAGGGAACTCGTCCCGCCAAGGAGGCGGGATGGGAGGAGGCTCGCCGCAGGGTGGAGGCCTGGAAGGCCGAGGGACTCACCGTGGCCGCCACCAACGGCTGTTTCGACGCCCTCCACGGGGGACACCTGTTCTCCCTGGGGGAGGCGAGGCGTCAGGGGGACCGGCTGGTGGTGGCGGTGAACTCCGACGCCTCCGTCCGGGGGCTCAAGGGTCCCACCCGCCCCCTGTTTCCCCTGCGGGAGCGGGTTGCCCTGCTGTCCGCCCTGGAGATGGTGGACCTGGTGGTTCCCTTCGACGAGCCCAGCCCGGAAACCCTCTACCGGAGCCTGCGTCCCCACGTGCTGGTGAAGGGGGAGGAGTACCGGGACCGGCCCCTCCCCGAGGCCGCCTGGGCGGACCGGGTGGTCTTCCTGCCCCGCATCGAGGGCCTTTCCACCACCGCCCTGGAGGAACGGATCCGGGAAACCGGAAGGACTCCCGGAAGGTGA
- a CDS encoding glycosyltransferase family 10 domain-containing protein → MSLWDKLRNRFVGCGRDGVVRHVNWWDNRPSWFSRFLNRRLGLPPEARFRFYSVFGPKELVYRPVRGAKVFFSGENLHRFYREYEDYCLDEVDLALGFDDLPNPRYLRFPLWITRIFPPEATEEAIGEEIRRMNRPRPPRERLFALIAGHDKWNTRTPLHDALSARYPVDCAGRWRRNTRELQARFGDDKRRFLEQYAFNICPENTDTPLYVTEKPFEAIQAGCTPVYFGSGNRPEPEVLNREALVLWDPGSPGEALETIRRAVEDPAFGEELRSRPFFLPRAAEVVAEKFAALEALLRRCVP, encoded by the coding sequence ATGTCCTTGTGGGATAAGCTGCGGAACCGCTTCGTCGGCTGCGGCCGGGACGGGGTGGTGCGCCACGTCAACTGGTGGGACAACCGACCCTCCTGGTTTTCCCGGTTTCTCAACCGCCGCCTGGGCCTGCCCCCGGAGGCGCGTTTCCGGTTCTACAGCGTCTTCGGCCCCAAGGAGCTGGTGTACCGCCCGGTTCGGGGAGCCAAGGTCTTCTTCAGCGGGGAGAACCTGCACCGCTTCTACCGGGAGTACGAGGACTACTGCCTGGACGAGGTGGACCTGGCCCTGGGGTTCGACGACCTCCCGAACCCCCGCTACCTGCGCTTTCCCCTGTGGATCACCCGGATCTTTCCGCCCGAGGCGACGGAGGAGGCCATCGGGGAGGAAATCCGGCGCATGAACCGGCCCCGCCCGCCCCGGGAACGGCTCTTCGCCCTCATCGCGGGGCACGACAAGTGGAACACCCGCACGCCCCTCCACGATGCCCTGTCCGCCCGGTATCCCGTGGACTGCGCCGGGCGCTGGAGGCGCAACACCCGGGAGCTTCAGGCCCGCTTCGGGGACGACAAACGGCGGTTCCTGGAGCAGTACGCCTTCAACATCTGCCCGGAGAACACCGACACCCCCCTGTACGTGACGGAGAAGCCCTTCGAGGCGATCCAGGCGGGGTGCACCCCCGTCTACTTCGGATCGGGCAACCGGCCGGAGCCGGAGGTCCTGAACCGGGAGGCCCTGGTCCTCTGGGACCCCGGGAGCCCCGGGGAGGCCCTGGAGACGATCCGTCGGGCCGTGGAGGACCCCGCCTTCGGGGAGGAGCTGCGTTCCCGCCCCTTTTTCCTGCCCAGGGCGGCGGAGGTGGTGGCGGAGAAGTTCGCCGCCCTGGAGGCCCTGCTCCGTCGGTGCGTCCCGTGA
- a CDS encoding mitochondrial fission ELM1 family protein — protein MSAHPIRSILILSDGIRGHLTQSRGVAHWLEGLLAPEVSREGLVRELEVPSLGGMDSCRAKWGLRCLLQGGRRKARDWLASAGGDGLARSTSAFLRERGDGGIPAPGGSGLLILSAGSRAAPYNLALGVLFGGCSVTLMTPSLFGVDPFDFAIVPEHDHPPRRPNVLATVGAPNAIVPEELSREGEALLERFPPQGERRWAVLLGGDDRNYRISSRWVMKEMGLLLRRAEAYRADLYVTTSRRTSPAAEAATERLLKGHPLVRMLVVASKTPENPVPGMLGACGRTFCTEDSVSMVSEAATAGHRVTLLRVERTVGFRSHLCAFAQKAAQMRLLSPARVFGPPRFEGLFDALKREGRLEEWERVKRELPLAYGAKNRTERIPLEDPPPPSGEFNEAKRAAAWLVESLAGRGEFSGRGARRSPAPEGEGVRR, from the coding sequence ATGTCTGCCCACCCCATCCGATCCATCCTCATCCTGAGCGACGGCATCCGGGGGCACCTGACCCAGAGCCGAGGGGTGGCCCATTGGCTCGAAGGGCTTCTGGCCCCGGAGGTTTCCCGGGAAGGCCTGGTCCGGGAGCTGGAGGTCCCCTCCCTGGGGGGGATGGATTCCTGTCGGGCCAAATGGGGCCTTCGCTGCCTTCTCCAGGGGGGACGCCGCAAGGCCCGGGACTGGCTGGCCTCCGCCGGGGGTGACGGACTGGCCCGATCCACGAGCGCCTTTTTGCGGGAGCGGGGAGACGGAGGGATTCCCGCCCCGGGGGGCTCGGGCCTCCTGATCCTCTCCGCCGGAAGCCGGGCGGCCCCCTACAACCTGGCCCTGGGGGTCCTCTTCGGAGGATGCAGCGTCACCCTCATGACCCCCTCCCTCTTCGGGGTGGACCCCTTCGATTTCGCCATCGTTCCGGAACACGACCACCCTCCCCGGCGCCCCAACGTGCTGGCCACCGTGGGAGCCCCCAACGCCATCGTCCCGGAGGAGCTGTCCCGGGAGGGGGAGGCCCTCCTGGAGCGGTTTCCCCCGCAGGGGGAGCGCCGTTGGGCGGTGCTGCTGGGGGGGGACGACCGGAACTACCGCATCTCCTCCCGGTGGGTGATGAAGGAGATGGGCCTCCTGCTGCGCCGGGCGGAGGCCTATCGGGCGGACCTGTACGTCACCACCTCCCGCCGCACCAGTCCCGCCGCGGAGGCGGCGACGGAACGGCTTCTGAAGGGGCATCCCCTGGTGCGGATGCTCGTGGTGGCCTCCAAGACCCCGGAGAACCCCGTCCCGGGCATGTTGGGGGCCTGCGGGCGCACCTTCTGCACCGAGGACTCCGTCTCCATGGTCTCCGAAGCCGCCACGGCGGGACACCGGGTGACCCTGCTCCGGGTGGAGCGCACCGTGGGGTTCCGGTCCCACCTGTGCGCCTTTGCCCAGAAGGCCGCGCAGATGCGCCTCCTGAGCCCCGCCCGGGTCTTTGGACCCCCTCGGTTCGAGGGGCTCTTCGACGCCCTGAAACGGGAGGGACGTCTGGAGGAGTGGGAGCGGGTCAAGCGGGAACTTCCCCTGGCCTACGGGGCCAAGAACCGCACGGAGCGCATCCCCCTGGAGGATCCTCCCCCCCCCTCGGGGGAATTCAACGAGGCGAAGCGTGCGGCGGCCTGGCTGGTGGAGAGCCTGGCGGGGAGGGGCGAGTTTTCGGGACGGGGTGCCAGGCGGAGCCCGGCGCCGGAAGGAGAGGGGGTGCGCAGATGA
- a CDS encoding glycosyltransferase family 9 protein, which yields MKSPTAGFENRPLRVLFVRYSSLGDVVFSVDIARSLAERFPLWDLTWLVEAPYAPLVAAQSFVSRVIPWNRREGLGGFLRLIRRIRKEKFDLLVNLQGGDRATFLALASGVPLRYGDHRWLQWVFRQNLYWALGILQVSLFPRRGAYLEAPSVPLPEELEETGHPRIVVAVGASHPRKRWPEPRLRAYLEALRGEASLVLVGSGPEERGVGEALSRAVPGVLNLVDRLSLEGLVGTLARADLAVAGDTGPLHLARALGRPVLGLWGPTRLSEPYMATLDGEVSCPCPRRGCLDWSCTLPCMETIPVEDVLGETRRILGLRDLEAPGP from the coding sequence GTGAAGTCCCCCACCGCGGGCTTCGAGAACCGCCCCCTCAGGGTCCTCTTCGTGCGCTACTCCTCCCTGGGGGACGTGGTGTTCTCCGTGGACATCGCCCGCTCCCTGGCGGAACGGTTCCCTCTGTGGGATCTCACCTGGCTGGTGGAGGCCCCCTACGCCCCCCTGGTGGCCGCCCAGTCCTTCGTCTCCCGGGTGATCCCCTGGAACCGAAGGGAGGGGCTGGGGGGCTTCCTGCGGCTGATCCGCCGGATCCGGAAGGAGAAGTTCGACCTTCTGGTGAACCTCCAGGGGGGAGACCGGGCGACCTTCCTGGCCCTGGCCTCGGGGGTCCCCCTGCGCTACGGGGACCACCGCTGGCTCCAGTGGGTCTTCCGGCAGAACCTCTACTGGGCCCTGGGGATCCTGCAGGTCTCCCTGTTCCCCCGAAGGGGGGCCTACCTGGAGGCTCCCTCCGTCCCCCTGCCGGAGGAGCTGGAGGAGACGGGACATCCCCGTATCGTGGTGGCCGTAGGGGCCAGCCATCCCCGCAAGCGCTGGCCCGAGCCCCGGCTTCGGGCCTACCTGGAGGCCCTTCGGGGGGAGGCGTCCCTCGTCCTGGTGGGGTCCGGCCCGGAGGAGAGGGGTGTGGGGGAGGCTTTGTCCCGGGCGGTGCCCGGGGTCCTGAACCTGGTGGACCGTCTCTCCCTGGAAGGATTGGTGGGCACCCTGGCCCGGGCGGACCTGGCGGTGGCGGGGGACACGGGGCCCCTGCACCTGGCCCGCGCCCTGGGGCGTCCCGTCCTGGGGCTCTGGGGCCCCACCCGCCTCTCGGAACCCTACATGGCCACCCTGGACGGGGAGGTCTCCTGCCCCTGCCCCCGAAGGGGGTGCCTGGACTGGAGCTGTACTCTCCCCTGCATGGAGACCATCCCGGTGGAAGACGTCCTGGGGGAGACCCGACGGATCCTGGGGCTTCGGGACCTCGAAGCGCCGGGGCCATGA
- a CDS encoding iron-containing alcohol dehydrogenase family protein — protein sequence MFDMTWTGRVRFGAGVSAQVGELLRSLGAERVVVVTDENMERLGTADRICAHLEAAEVHSCVFAGVEPEPSVETTDAVAELAREHDCQAVVGLGGGSCMDVAKAVSILITNQGSAAAYQGQGLVKVPGVPKVMIPTTAGTGSEVTSTAVLSRKGDGFKGSISDDRLRPDYSFLDPELTFTMPPKVTASTGMDALVHALEGYTGRQASPFSDLFAREALTRIGKWLRIATWNGKDLEARSEMLLASFYAGVTLANAGVGACHALAYPLGGSFGVGHGCCNALMLPYVVRYNVPARSDRYAQAAAWLGLGTEGWPDREAALACAEGLEDLVEDLSLPRKLSALKAGIEEKHFDALAEVALGMADFLENNPRPLDKKACIVLYKEAF from the coding sequence ATGTTCGACATGACATGGACCGGTCGGGTGCGCTTCGGGGCGGGCGTTTCGGCGCAGGTGGGCGAGCTGCTTCGCTCCCTGGGGGCGGAACGGGTCGTGGTGGTCACCGACGAGAACATGGAGCGCCTGGGAACGGCGGATCGGATCTGCGCCCATCTGGAGGCGGCGGAGGTGCATTCCTGCGTCTTCGCCGGGGTGGAGCCGGAACCCTCCGTGGAGACCACCGACGCGGTGGCGGAGCTGGCCCGGGAGCACGACTGCCAGGCGGTGGTCGGCCTGGGCGGGGGAAGCTGCATGGACGTGGCCAAGGCGGTGAGCATCCTCATCACCAACCAGGGCAGCGCGGCGGCCTACCAGGGGCAGGGGCTGGTGAAGGTCCCGGGAGTGCCCAAGGTCATGATTCCCACCACCGCCGGGACCGGTTCGGAGGTTACCTCCACCGCCGTGCTCAGCCGCAAGGGCGACGGCTTCAAGGGGAGCATCAGCGACGACCGGCTCCGTCCGGACTACAGCTTCCTGGACCCGGAGCTGACCTTCACCATGCCCCCGAAGGTCACCGCCTCCACGGGGATGGACGCCCTGGTGCACGCCCTGGAAGGCTACACCGGCCGACAGGCCAGCCCCTTCAGCGATCTTTTCGCCCGGGAGGCTCTGACCCGCATCGGCAAGTGGCTGCGCATCGCCACCTGGAACGGCAAGGACCTGGAGGCGCGCAGCGAGATGCTCCTGGCCTCCTTCTACGCCGGGGTCACCCTGGCCAACGCCGGGGTGGGGGCCTGCCACGCCCTGGCCTATCCCCTGGGCGGCTCCTTCGGGGTGGGGCACGGCTGCTGCAACGCCCTGATGCTCCCCTACGTGGTGCGGTACAACGTCCCCGCCCGGAGCGACCGGTACGCCCAGGCTGCGGCCTGGCTCGGCCTGGGCACCGAGGGATGGCCGGATCGGGAGGCCGCCCTGGCCTGCGCCGAGGGGCTGGAGGACCTGGTGGAGGATCTCTCCCTGCCCCGGAAGCTCTCTGCCCTCAAGGCGGGCATCGAGGAGAAGCACTTCGACGCCCTGGCGGAGGTGGCCCTGGGGATGGCCGATTTCCTGGAGAACAACCCCAGGCCCCTGGACAAGAAGGCCTGCATCGTCCTGTACAAGGAGGCGTTCTGA
- a CDS encoding glycosyltransferase family 2 protein — translation MRPVTRPLLSLVVPAFQARSTLGDCLDSLLAVEEGTEILVVDDGSEDDTAVLAEARLASRPGSRVLRTPNRGPGAARNLGLREARGRHVLFVDSDDLVLPEALQGALRLLDRDGTDLLGADYLQTFEGTGRTERVCRGFPLGLNGPEGAERMRRCLLFRHFKPLVWAHIFRRDRLLEEGVFFLEGRFFEDEEWMPRAILAARTLQAFPEPWYLYRRRGGSISAATSLRKVEDKVFVAREMGRRGDGVTPPWKDFFRYAEQRILKSARRDLATLPREAEGREVLEGEIARAWNPGRYWWGKAVQAVRARFI, via the coding sequence GTGCGTCCCGTGACCCGGCCCCTCCTTTCCCTGGTGGTCCCGGCCTTTCAGGCCCGTTCCACCCTAGGGGACTGTCTGGACTCCCTTCTGGCGGTGGAGGAGGGGACGGAGATCCTGGTGGTGGACGACGGTTCCGAGGACGACACGGCGGTCCTGGCGGAGGCCCGGCTGGCCTCCCGGCCGGGCAGCCGGGTGCTGCGCACCCCGAACCGGGGCCCCGGAGCGGCCCGCAACCTGGGGCTTCGGGAGGCCCGGGGCCGCCACGTCCTCTTCGTGGACAGCGACGACCTAGTGCTCCCCGAGGCTCTGCAGGGGGCGCTGCGCCTTCTGGATCGGGACGGGACGGACCTGCTGGGGGCGGACTACCTCCAGACCTTCGAGGGGACGGGGAGGACGGAACGGGTGTGTCGGGGGTTTCCCCTCGGCCTGAACGGGCCGGAAGGGGCGGAACGCATGAGGCGCTGTCTGCTCTTCCGGCATTTCAAGCCTCTGGTGTGGGCGCACATCTTCCGCCGCGACCGCTTGTTGGAGGAGGGGGTCTTCTTCCTGGAGGGGCGCTTCTTCGAGGACGAGGAGTGGATGCCCCGAGCCATCCTGGCCGCCCGAACCCTCCAGGCCTTTCCCGAACCCTGGTACCTCTACCGGCGTCGGGGAGGCTCCATCAGCGCCGCAACCAGCCTGCGGAAGGTGGAGGACAAGGTCTTCGTCGCTCGGGAGATGGGCCGCCGGGGGGACGGCGTCACCCCTCCCTGGAAGGACTTCTTCCGGTACGCGGAGCAGCGGATCCTGAAATCCGCCCGTCGGGACCTGGCGACCCTGCCCCGGGAAGCGGAGGGACGGGAGGTCCTGGAGGGGGAGATCGCCCGGGCCTGGAACCCGGGGCGCTACTGGTGGGGCAAGGCGGTCCAGGCCGTCCGGGCCCGGTTTATCTGA
- a CDS encoding sulfurtransferase, whose protein sequence is MTAGSADPFGATPAVTPAPTAAPAPTAHSGDVATPVSPAPSRTPQPTKAPVPTKAPVSSKTPAATGGEPAPQEPRENLLVGDDWLRANLGKVVLIDGRAQSLYLKGHIPGAVNAEWTYFTSLKGRPGDRGWGDLLPRAQMAKRLGALGIDGKKPVVVYADRGGWGQDGWILWILRSMGLKSAKILDGGFTAWVASGGKTDKWPVKPKAVSLSLPKPDDSWNVSTQWIVDHMDHLKILDVRTKPEFEGARFFQERRGGHIPGAIHLPFDQLVDGSGKLHTNEQLREIFHAAGLQEADDIVVYDTAGVRGAYATLMLRLAGFTKARNYDSGFQEWAGNKDLEVATGSGK, encoded by the coding sequence ATGACCGCCGGGTCGGCGGATCCGTTCGGCGCGACCCCTGCGGTCACCCCTGCTCCCACCGCAGCTCCGGCTCCCACGGCCCACTCCGGCGACGTGGCGACTCCCGTCTCTCCGGCCCCTTCCCGGACGCCTCAGCCCACGAAGGCTCCGGTGCCCACGAAGGCTCCGGTATCCAGCAAGACCCCCGCAGCGACGGGCGGTGAGCCTGCACCCCAGGAGCCCCGGGAGAACCTGCTGGTGGGAGACGACTGGCTCCGGGCCAACCTGGGCAAGGTGGTGCTCATCGACGGTCGGGCCCAGTCCCTCTACCTAAAGGGACACATCCCCGGGGCGGTGAACGCCGAGTGGACCTACTTCACCTCCCTCAAGGGACGTCCGGGGGACCGGGGCTGGGGGGATCTCCTGCCTCGGGCACAGATGGCCAAGCGCCTGGGAGCCCTGGGCATCGACGGCAAGAAACCCGTGGTGGTGTACGCCGACCGGGGCGGCTGGGGGCAGGACGGATGGATCCTCTGGATCCTGCGCTCCATGGGCCTCAAGAGCGCCAAAATCCTGGACGGGGGCTTCACGGCCTGGGTCGCCTCCGGAGGCAAGACGGACAAGTGGCCCGTGAAGCCTAAGGCCGTCTCTCTCTCCCTGCCCAAGCCTGACGACAGCTGGAACGTCTCCACCCAGTGGATCGTGGACCACATGGACCATCTGAAGATCCTGGACGTCCGCACCAAACCGGAGTTCGAAGGGGCCCGGTTCTTCCAGGAACGTCGGGGAGGACACATTCCCGGGGCCATCCACCTGCCCTTCGACCAGCTGGTGGACGGCAGCGGCAAACTGCACACCAACGAACAGCTCCGGGAGATCTTCCACGCCGCGGGGCTTCAGGAGGCCGACGACATCGTGGTCTACGACACCGCCGGGGTCCGGGGGGCCTACGCTACCCTCATGCTCCGCCTGGCGGGGTTCACCAAGGCCAGGAACTACGATTCGGGCTTCCAGGAGTGGGCGGGGAACAAGGACCTGGAGGTGGCCACGGGTTCGGGGAAATAG
- a CDS encoding DegT/DnrJ/EryC1/StrS family aminotransferase: MPGSELFDQREIDAVADVLRRRVVHRYSYQGVREGIYRVEEFERAVAEKYGARYALAVSNGSAALYVALKAMGIGPGDEVVTTPFTFIASVEAILECGAVPVLGEIDESLNLDPCSAADCITHRTKAVMPVHMFGGAADMDAFKTLCDEEGVHLFEDSCQAMGATFRGRACGTLGKWGTFSLDPNKIVTVGEGGLILTDDEDLCRRMETYHDHGHLHDKGIDRGAERKACLGFNFRMSEIQGALGLVGLDKLDGAISRLRSTRDRVLEAVSDTGLVTRRLPDPTGDIATQIVFLLPDGTKARAFQAAAREAGFGCGILSDNTWHYARHWETLREGSTYSRVRCPYDCPHADDVPAYRPSEWPVTHSILERAAMFGLDILMDDAKVDHLIRAIRAGAQAAL; this comes from the coding sequence ATGCCGGGTTCCGAGCTGTTCGACCAGAGGGAGATCGACGCCGTCGCGGACGTGCTGCGTCGGCGGGTGGTGCACCGGTACTCCTACCAGGGGGTCCGGGAGGGCATCTACCGGGTGGAGGAGTTCGAACGGGCGGTGGCGGAGAAGTATGGGGCCCGGTACGCCCTTGCGGTCTCCAACGGCAGCGCCGCCCTCTACGTGGCCCTCAAGGCCATGGGCATCGGCCCGGGGGACGAGGTCGTCACCACCCCCTTCACCTTCATCGCCAGCGTGGAGGCCATCCTGGAGTGCGGCGCCGTGCCGGTGCTGGGGGAGATCGATGAGAGTCTGAACCTGGACCCCTGCTCCGCGGCGGACTGCATCACCCACCGGACCAAGGCGGTCATGCCGGTGCACATGTTCGGCGGCGCGGCGGACATGGATGCCTTCAAAACCCTCTGCGACGAGGAGGGGGTCCATCTCTTCGAGGACTCCTGTCAGGCCATGGGGGCCACCTTCCGGGGCCGGGCCTGCGGCACCCTGGGGAAGTGGGGCACCTTCAGCCTGGACCCCAACAAGATCGTCACCGTGGGGGAGGGCGGCCTGATCCTCACGGACGACGAGGACCTCTGCCGGCGCATGGAGACCTACCACGACCACGGACACCTGCACGACAAGGGCATCGACCGGGGGGCGGAGCGCAAGGCTTGCCTGGGCTTCAACTTCCGCATGAGCGAGATCCAGGGCGCCCTGGGGCTGGTGGGGTTGGACAAGCTGGACGGGGCCATCTCCCGCCTGCGGTCCACCCGGGACCGGGTTCTGGAGGCGGTGTCCGATACGGGGCTGGTCACCCGCAGGCTTCCCGACCCGACGGGGGACATTGCCACCCAGATCGTCTTCCTCCTCCCCGACGGGACCAAGGCCCGAGCCTTCCAGGCGGCCGCCAGGGAGGCGGGCTTCGGCTGCGGCATCCTGAGCGACAACACCTGGCACTACGCCCGGCACTGGGAGACCCTGCGGGAGGGAAGCACCTACAGCCGGGTGCGCTGCCCCTACGACTGTCCCCACGCGGACGACGTCCCGGCCTACCGGCCCTCCGAGTGGCCCGTCACCCACTCCATCCTGGAGCGGGCGGCGATGTTCGGCCTGGACATCCTCATGGACGACGCCAAGGTGGACCACCTGATCCGGGCGATCCGAGCCGGAGCCCAGGCGGCCCTCTAG